One genomic window of Fusarium fujikuroi IMI 58289 draft genome, chromosome FFUJ_chr01 includes the following:
- a CDS encoding related to protein kinase, with translation MAEPRLGLSEVVSEERTEPFSQSEIDARFKGIGVEEPVPTTSSSLVSLDELHVEDHHHRQGIRILFRPLANFPKSRSVSPGSESLQWLALRAEVASPEQPEHKVLAVTQTSKDIKFTVRIPGETQDDYPRPPLWCELYYDPASDKVIFLNRSDLPISLSGVSPTPPSSPYSPSHVVNPGSAKALRPGTWRITLRDMEVLDFRVLEKRPVILYQPQQQTIVEDVPSESSTPTVNSSGKRALSPEYDEKRVKRRVSDPNTPGDDGVVMFLRPSADPLIFSLPNGRESKELSSVNGHPLLDAEKGETAAISGVCEVDEYELTKREPIASTSLSAVYTATHSHVPNNIVTVKVLKTRVANPNDKALVHERTVIRQADMWLRECRGQEDLQHKSIVRYYGGDARFLSLYMEHIDAKDLTSMPRWRNNTNDEFIGDRNDAARILGDIAGALNYIHGRKLVHNDIKPANILYSPERGAVLCDFGLSTPATATNSPTVGGTPYYVPPEFIGRKQRGPASDVWALGVTMLYVLRKITYPDSRAHRRHPRPLYWLIAGVNSPNMPHKQYGNGQPAMKQMRDWLAEIFDARKSLNPKDRLERIVMEMLYPNPNQRITMAKVVQELAVEQAATPAG, from the coding sequence ATGGCAGAACCTAGGCTCGGGCTCTCTGAGGTTGTCTCAGAAGAGCGCACCGAGCCATTTTCTCAATCCGAAATTGACGCCCGCTTCAAGGggattggtgttgaagaaccAGTCCCTACTACTAGCTCTTCGCTTGTCTCGTTAGACGAGCTCCACGTCGAGGATCACCACCACAGGCAAGGCATCCGCATTCTATTTCGTCCCCTAGCCAACTTCCCCAAGTCGCGGTCTGTGAGCCCTGGTAGTGAAAGTTTACAGTGGCTCGCTCTGCGCGCCGAGGTGGCTTCACCAGAGCAGCCTGAGCACAAAGTTCTCGCTGTGACTCAGACCTCCAAAGATATCAAATTTACCGTCCGTATCCCCGGTGAGACTCAAGATGACTACCCAAGGCCCCCTTTGTGGTGCGAGCTATACTACGATCCCGCTAGTGACAAAGTCATCTTCTTGAACCGGTCAGACCTACCAATTTCCTTGTCAGGAGTGTCGCCGACGCCGCCGTCGAGCCCTTACAGTCCTTCGCATGTCGTCAACCCCGGGTCGGCTAAGGCTCTGAGGCCTGGAACATGGCGCATCACGCTTCGTGACATGGAAGTCCTCGACTTCCGAGTACTTGAAAAGCGCCCCGTGATACTGTATCAACCACAGCAACAGACTATTGTCGAGGATGTTCCCTCAGAGTCCAGCACCCCCACCGTGAACTCGAGCGGCAAGCGGGCCCTTTCTCCGGAGTATgacgagaagagagtgaaACGTCGTGTCTCAGACCCGAATACACCCGGTGACGACGGTGTTGTTATGTTCCTCAGGCCTTCCGCGGATCCCTTGATTTTCTCCCTCCCAAATGGTCGCGAGAGCAAGGAGCTCTCCTCGGTGAATGGCCATCCTCTGCTGGACGCTGAAAAGGGTGAAACTGCTGCAATCTCAGGTGTCTGCGAAGTCGATGAGTACGAACTTACCAAGCGAGAGCCAATTGCTTCGACTTCCTTGTCTGCCGTGTACACAGCAACACACTCCCACGTACCCAACAACATCGTCACTGTCAAGGTACTCAAGACGCGCGTTGCTAACCCCAATGACAAGGCGCTCGTCCACGAGCGGACTGTCATCCGTCAGGCCGACATGTGGCTTCGTGAGTGTAGGGGTCAGGAGGATCTGCAGCACAAGTCGATTGTTCGTTACTATGGTGGTGATGCCCGATTCCTCTCCCTATACATGGAGCACATCGACGCAAAGGACCTCACATCCATGCCTCGATGGAGGAATAACACCAATGATGAGTTCATTGGCGACAGAAACGACGCTGCCAGGATCTTGGGGGACATCGCCGGCGCCCTCAACTACATCCACGGTCGCAAGCTGGTGCACAACGATATCAAGCCCGCCAACATCCTCTACTCGCCAGAGAGAGGTGCAGTCCTTTGTGACTTTGGTCTCTCTACACCGGCCACTGCTACTAATTCGCCGACCGTTGGCGGAACACCGTACTACGTTCCTCCGGAATTCATTGGTCGAAAACAACGCGGTCCTGCTTCTGACGTCTGGGCACTCGGTGTCACTATGCTCTACGTGTTGCGCAAAATAACGTACCCTGACTCTCGTGCTCATCGACGACACCCGCGACCCCTTTATTGGTTGATCGCTGGGGTGAACAGTCCCAACATGCCACACAAGCAGTATGGAAATGGTCAACCCGCTATGAAGCAGATGCGAGATTGGCTTGCCGAGATCTTCGATGCGAGAAAGAGTCTGAATCCCAAGGACCGACTCGAGCGGATCGTTATGGAGATGCTATACCCTAACCCCAACCAACGTATCACTATGGCCAAAGTGGTACAAGAGTTGGCTGTCGAACAGGCTGCTACTCCTGCGGGATGA